The following DNA comes from Candidatus Effluviviaceae Genus I sp..
AACCCGGCGTCGATGCCGCACACGACGACCTTGAGCGAGGCCGTGCAGATCGTGGAACGGATCACGTCCCAGGCGTTCGCGGCGGCGAGCATCCCGTGGGCCGTGACGAAGACGACGTGGCCCGCCTGCGCGAGCCCGGCCGCCGTGCCCAGCATGTCCTGCTCCGACAACCCGAACTCCATGAACCGGTCGGGGAAACGCTTCCTGAACTCGCCGGTGCCGCCCGCCGCGCCGAGGTCGGCGTCCATGACGAGCACGTCCACGCCGCGCTCGGCGAGCTCGACGAGCCCGCGCTCGTAGCCGCGCACCGTCGCCTCGGTCTCGACGACACGGTGGTGGAGATCCGCAAGACCCATTTCGGCCATTGTCACGCTCCGGGGGACTCGGCGCCTACGTGAGCGCCTTCATGGCTTCCTCGTACACGTCGACCGTGAGCTTCCGGTCGTGCCACTCGACCTTCCCCTCCATGAAGGGAACGCCCTTGCCCTTCACGGTGTTCGCGATGATCACGGCGGGCTGCCCCTTCACCGACGATGCCTCGGTGAACGCGGCCGTGAGCTGGTCGAGATCGTGGCCGTCCACCTCGCTCACGCGCCAGTTGAAGGCCCGCCACTTGTCGGCCAGAGGGCCGAGGGCGGCGATCTCGTCGGTCGCCCCGGCGCCCATGAGGCCGTTCCGGTCCACGATCGCGCAGACACTGTCGAGCTTGAGGTGCGCCGCCGTCAGGGCCGCCTCCCACACCTGCCCCTCCTGCAGCTCCCCGTCGCCCAGGAGGCAGTACACCCGGAACCCCTTCCCGGCCCGTCGGGCCGAGACCGCGATGCCGTTGGCGATGGAGAGCCCCTCGCCCTGCGAGCCCACCGAGACGTCCACGCCCGCGGTCCTGTGAGGGTCGGGCGTGCCCTGCAGCTTCGACTTGAGCTTGCGGAACGTGAGGAGG
Coding sequences within:
- a CDS encoding transketolase, translating into MSPTSSELREIAKIVRRDVLTMVLEAGSGHVGGSLSCADILVALYWQVLRIRPERPTWEDRDRFVLSKAHAAPALYAALARRGYFEMRDLLTFRKLKSKLQGTPDPHRTAGVDVSVGSQGEGLSIANGIAVSARRAGKGFRVYCLLGDGELQEGQVWEAALTAAHLKLDSVCAIVDRNGLMGAGATDEIAALGPLADKWRAFNWRVSEVDGHDLDQLTAAFTEASSVKGQPAVIIANTVKGKGVPFMEGKVEWHDRKLTVDVYEEAMKALT